The following proteins are encoded in a genomic region of Danio rerio strain Tuebingen ecotype United States chromosome 16, GRCz12tu, whole genome shotgun sequence:
- the LOC101884350 gene encoding uncharacterized protein, which produces MELLLQVVFKTNLIDEYMKDFGGCRQMFDKNHHKKGNETRISMGKTDFVAERTDNLKDPEPYRMDHEDAEEQTDQMEVKEQKQDLNAEDGKRNFKTQGTKTKRPHTCPLCGKSFRKKVKLDMHIDTHVGEKLYICTECGKSFSWLDSYKLHQKTHEEKRDHECLECGKSFTKARHLKQHRQIHTGEKTHKCLYCDKSFSDSLKMKSHERIHTEEKPYYCTLCGKSFRKNSKLTNHLNVHSGEKPFTCTQCGHGFRSASKLKQHMVIHLDEKLYVCWYCEKKFSRRGDCKQHQKTHSGKRDHECLESGKSFTTAGHLNQHHRNHTGERPFTCTLCGRGFISASSLKQHMIVHSDEKPYACSFCEKRFSRRGDCNRHQKTHSDKRDHECLECGKSFTTAGHLNQHHRIHTGEKPFTCTQCGRGFISASSLKQHMIVHSDEKPYACLFCEKRFSRRGECKQHQKTHSGKRDHVCLECGKSFTTAGHVKRHLLIHTGEKPYKCSYCDKCFSQSSAMKSHERIHTGERPFTCSQCGRSFISASSLKQHMIVHSDEKPYACLFCEKRFSHRGNCKQHQKTHSGKRDHVCLECGKSFTTAGNVKRHQRIHTGEKPYKCSYCDKRFSQSSAMKSHERIHTGEKPYYCPPCQKSFRFLSSLLRHMKKCKSSQ; this is translated from the exons ATGGAACTTTTGCTTCAAGTCGTGTTTAAAACTAACTTAATCGACGAATATATGAAGGATTTCGGTGGATGTCGTCAAATGTTTGACAAGAACCATCATAAAAAAG GAAACGAAACTCGCATTTCCATGGGAAAAACTGATTTTGTTGCGGAGCGAACTGACAATCTGAAAGATCCAGAACCTTACAGAATGGATCATGAAGATGCTgaagaacaaacag ACCAGATGGAGGTGAAAGAGCAAAAACAAGACCTGAATGCTGAGGATGGGAAGCGCAACTTCAAGACTCAAGGAACAAAGACAAAACGTCCGCACACCTGTCCtctgtgtggaaagagtttcagaaaAAAAGTGAAACTCGACATGCACATAGATACTCACGTTGGAGAGAAACTGTACATCTGCACtgaatgtggaaagagtttttcATGGCTTGACAGTTATAAACTGCACCagaaaacacatgaagaaaagagAGATCATGAGTGTTTGGAGTGCGGGAAGAGCTTCACTAAAGCTCGACATCTGAAACAGCACAGAcaaattcacactggagaaaaaacgCACAAGTGCTTATATTGTGACAAGAGTTTCAGTGATTCGTTGAAGATGAAGTCACATGAGCGAATTCACACTGAAGAGAAGCCTTACTACTGTACtctgtgtggaaagagcttcagaAAAAATAGTAAGCTTACCAATCATCTAAATGTTCACTCTGGAGAGAAGCCATTTACCTGTACTCAGTGTGGTCATGGTTTTAGGTCAGCATCAAAGCTAAAGCAACACATGGTGATTCACTTAGATGAGAAGCTTTACGTATGCTggtactgtgaaaaaaaattttCACGTCGTGGTGATTGTAAGCAGCACCAGAAAACACACAGTGGCAAGAGAGATCATGAGTGTTTGGAGAGCGGGAAGAGCTTTACTACAGCTGGCCATCTAAATCAGCACCACCGaaatcacactggagagaggcctttTACCTGCACTCTGTGTGGTCGTGGTTTTATATCAGCATCAAGTCTAAAACAACACATGATAGTTCACTCAGATGAGAAGCCTTATGCATGTTCGTTCTGTGAAAAGAGATTTTCACGTCGTGGTGATTGTAATAGGCACCAGAAGACACACAGTGACAAGAGAGATCATGAATGTTTGGAGTGCGGGAAGAGCTTTACTACAGCTGGCCATCTAAATCAGCACCAccgaattcacactggagagaagccgtttacctgcactcagtgtggtcgTGGTTTTATATCAGCATCAAGTCTAAAACAACACATGATAGTTCACTCAGATGAGAAACCTTATGCATGTCTGTTCTGTGAAAAGAGATTTTCACGTCGTGGTGAATGTAAGCAGCATCAGAAAACACACAGTGGCAAGAGAGATCATGTGTGTTTAGAGTGCGGGAAGAGCTTTACTACAGCTGGCCATGTGAAACGGCACCTActaattcacactggagaaaaaccgtaTAAGTGCTCATATTGTGACAAGTGTTTCAGTCAATCTTCAGCAATGAAATCACATGagcgaattcacactggagagaggcctttTACCTGCTCTCAGTGTGGTCGTAGTTTTATATCAGCATCAAGTCTAAAACAACACATGATAGTTCACTCAGATGAGAAGCCTTATGCATGTCTGTTCTGTGAAAAGAGATTTTCACATCGTGGCAACTGCAAGCAGCACCAGAAAACACACAGTGGCAAGAGAGATCATGTGTGTTTAGAGTGCGGGAAGAGCTTTACTACAGCTGGCAATGTGAAACGGCACCAacgaattcacactggagaaaaaccgtaCAAGTGCTCATATTGTGACAAGAGATTCAGTCAATCTTCAGCAATGAAATCACACGagcgaattcacactggagagaagccttacTACTGTCCTCCATGTCAGAAGAGTTTTCGATTTTTATCAAGTCTTCTCAGACACATGAAGAAATGTAAGTCGTCACAGTGA